A genomic stretch from Octopus sinensis linkage group LG14, ASM634580v1, whole genome shotgun sequence includes:
- the LOC115218852 gene encoding adult enhancer factor 1-like: protein MLIMEKRFHCEICGKKFLLSKTLEKHQKTAHVNDNVEKLTVAPLVLQRPTYQNHHHPVKIPNSSVSNNSNMGGPAAAASVISGGGGGGGGASGMAMVGGGGGGGSSGVGLSASSGGGGGTASSGGGSGSLPPNARVMVSISGNRATPLVMVNNTPVPVTEPADAETDQDAEADEDGDDDGDDDSSSSAPSPMSPAPQPPPQAPLPPQPVTAPAPARSRNTTASTAARSRARAAAAAAIPKSDNSSKPYHCDVCTKQFARRGTLRIHKSTHSGEKPFHCDICSKHFGQKHHLKTHRRTHTGEKPFQCVICSKQFARSDTLLRHKRMHKTSDN, encoded by the coding sequence ATGCTAATTATGGAGAAACGATTCCACTGCGAGATTTGTGGGAAGAAATTCCTACTGAGTAAAACATTGGAGAAACACCAGAAGACGGCACATGTCAACGACAATGTTGAGAAGCTGACAGTGGCGCCACTGGTCTTGCAGAGACCAACTTACCAGAATCACCACCATCCTGTGAAAATTCCAAACAGCAGCGTCAGTAATAATAGCAACATGGGAGGTCCAGCAGCGGCCGCTTCTGTtatcagtggtggtggaggaggtggcggTGGTGCCAGTGGCATGGctatggttggtggtggtggtggtggtggttctagtGGTGTTGGTCTCAgtgctagtagtggtggtggtggtggtactgctagcagtggtggtggcagtgggtcACTTCCTCCAAATGCGAGAGTTATGGTCAGCATCAGCGGCAACAGAGCAACGCCCCTTGTCATGGTGAACAACACGCCAGTCCCAGTAACCGAACCGGCTGACGCCGAGACCGACCAGGATGCAGAAGCCGACGaggacggcgatgatgatggagACGACGACTCTTCTTCCTCGGCCCCTTCTCCCATGTCTCCTGCACCACAACCGCCTCCACAAGCTCCGCTGCCCCCACAGCCTGTCACGGCACCGGCCCCGGCTCGCTCTCGGAACACGACGGCATCGACCGCGGCTCGTTCGCGGGCCCGTGCAGCTGCAGCTGCCGCGATCCCAAAGTCCGACAACTCCTCCAAGCCCTACCACTGCGACGTATGCACCAAGCAGTTTGCTCGCCGCGGCACGCTGCGCATCCACAAGAGCACTCACTCCGGAGAGAAACCATTCCACTGTGACATTTGCTCGAAACACTTCGGACAGAAGCATCACCTGAAAACACACAGACGAACTCACACCGGCGAGAAGCCGTTTCAGTGTGTTATCTGCAGCAAGCAGTTTGCTCGTAGTGACACACTGCTCAGGCACAAACGTATGCATAAGACTAGCGACAACTGA
- the LOC115219443 gene encoding zinc finger protein 233-like, producing MIMDNVEPTREDEKIVTISSESASTPEPEKRILQNRYNSGVVRTARLSKKLFHCDTCGKDFSRKEYLQMHQRNHLPENPFMCKICGREFNRNFPLQKHQQTHENAKKQREKYKDNRFKCEICDEKFPDHSSLMGHYSRKHSNGNDDGKGKWDLVPDFPCHICGKSYKKETSLKRHVPIHKKKPFHCDLCKRNFVLDKQLQEHKAKHRINKD from the coding sequence ATGATTATGGATAATGTTGAACCAACCCGTGAAGATGAAAAAATCGTAACGATTTCTTCTGAATCAGCATCAACCCCAGAACCAGAGAAAAGAATCCTCCAAAATCGATATAATTCTGGTGTTGTGCGCACAGCTCGTCTAAGTAAAAAGCTATttcattgtgatacctgtgggaAAGATTTCTCCAGGAAGGAATATCTCCAAATGCATCAGAGAAATCATTTGCCTGAAAATCCGTTTATGTGCAAAATCTGTGGCAGAGAATTCAACAGGAATTTTCCTTTGCAGAAACATCAACAGACTCATGAAAACGCcaagaagcagagagagaaatataaagacaACAGATTTAAatgcgaaatctgtgatgagaAATTCCCTGACCATTCCAGTTTGATGGGTCATTATTCCAGAAAACATTCAAATGGCAACGATGACGGTAAAGGAAAATGGGACTTGGTGCCAGATTTCCCCTGCCATATCTGTGGCAAGTCCTACAAGAAAGAGACTTCTCTTAAACGTCACGTCCCTATCCACAAAAAGAAGCCGTTTCATTGTGATTTGTGCAAGAGAAACTTTGTGTTAGACAAACAGCTGCAAGAACACAAAGCCAAACATAGAATTAACAAagattaa